The following proteins come from a genomic window of Geminicoccaceae bacterium SCSIO 64248:
- the coaA gene encoding type I pantothenate kinase, with the protein MSERPAVDLSPFESFTVAEWSDLRQGARLTLDQDDLARLRSLDDPVSLDEVASVYLPLSRLLAFHVEARFELHGATHRFLGRTEPKVPFVIGIAGSVAAGKSTTARLLRTLLARWPSSPKVELVTTDGFLHPNAVLTERGIMERKGFPESYDLPRLLAFLTAIKSGEAQVRAPVYSHLVYDILPDAAVTVDRPNILVLEGLNVLQTSQLPRDGRTIPFVSDFFDFSVYVDADEPDLRAWYVRRFMTLRATAFSDPRSYFHRYAGLSDDEAVAVAGAIWERVNLRNLRENILPTRPRADLILRKGASHTIEQVLLRRL; encoded by the coding sequence TCTCGCCGTTCGAATCGTTCACGGTGGCGGAATGGTCGGACCTGCGCCAGGGCGCGCGCCTGACGCTGGACCAGGACGATCTCGCGCGGCTGCGCAGCCTGGACGACCCCGTTTCGCTCGACGAGGTCGCGAGCGTCTACCTGCCTTTGTCGCGCCTGCTCGCCTTCCATGTCGAGGCCCGGTTCGAGCTGCACGGCGCGACGCATCGCTTCCTCGGCCGCACCGAGCCGAAGGTGCCGTTCGTGATCGGCATCGCCGGCTCGGTCGCCGCCGGCAAGTCGACGACCGCGCGCCTGCTGCGCACGCTCCTGGCGCGCTGGCCGTCCAGCCCCAAGGTCGAGCTGGTCACCACGGACGGCTTTTTGCACCCCAACGCCGTGCTGACCGAGCGCGGCATTATGGAGCGCAAGGGCTTTCCCGAAAGCTACGACCTGCCGCGGCTTTTGGCCTTCCTCACCGCGATCAAGAGCGGCGAGGCCCAGGTCCGCGCGCCGGTCTACTCGCACCTCGTCTACGACATCCTGCCGGACGCCGCCGTCACGGTCGATCGGCCGAACATCCTGGTCCTCGAAGGGCTGAACGTGCTGCAGACCAGCCAGCTGCCGCGCGACGGCCGGACCATCCCCTTCGTGTCCGACTTCTTCGACTTCTCGGTCTATGTCGACGCCGACGAGCCGGACCTGCGCGCGTGGTACGTCCGCCGCTTCATGACCCTGCGCGCGACCGCGTTCAGCGACCCGCGCTCCTATTTCCATCGCTATGCCGGCCTGAGCGACGACGAGGCGGTCGCCGTGGCCGGCGCGATCTGGGAGCGCGTCAACCTGCGCAACCTGCGCGAGAACATCCTGCCGACACGGCCGCGCGCCGACCTGATCCTGCGCAAGGGGGCCAGCCACACGATCGAGCAGGTTCTATTGCGCCGGCTGTGA